A segment of the Candidatus Methylomirabilota bacterium genome:
AAGCGCAAGAGACTCGGCAAGCGGCGGTAACCGCGAGCGCCCCCGGCGCTCAGGCGGCCCGCGTTCGGCGGGCCGCCTTTTTTTAGCTCATAGTCAGAGAGAGCCTCGCGGCCCCCTCCGAACCTTCCCAGTGGAGATTGCGCGGGCGAAGCCCGCGCTCGAAGTGGCGCGAGCTACAGTGGGAGCTGATCGAGGCGTGTGATCTCGAAGTCAGCGCGGCGGCCGAGCTCTTCCTCGGGCGCGCCCGTGCGGTTGCACCAGGCGACCTGATAGCCGAAGGCCTTGGCGCCGACCACGTCCCACGCGTTCGACGAGACGAAAAGCAGCTCCCCGGCCGGGATCCCCATGGCCTTCGGACCCAGGGCGTAGACGAGCGGCGAGGGCTTGTAGGTCTTCACGGCGTCCACCGAGAGAACGTGCTGCAGACGCGGCCCGAGCCCGCTCGCCGCCACCGCCGCCGCCAGCATACGCGGCGCTCCGTTCGACAGGATCGCGCGAGGCCGGGGCGCCAGGCGTTCCAGCGCCGCCGTGACTTCCGGGAAGCACGCCAGCGTAAGGTAGGCGTCCATCAGCCGACGGACCTGGGAGTCGGTGGCGGCGAGGCCGAGCCGGCGGATGGCGTAGCGCAGCGCCGCCTCCGTAACCGCCCAGAAGTCCTCGTAGCGCCCCATGAGCGCGCGCAGCCACGTGTACTCGAGCTGCTTCTGGCGCCAGGTGGCGGACAGCGTCGCCGGGTCGGCGGTGATGGCGCGCCCGGCCTCGATGACCGAGTGGACGTCGAAGAGCGTCCCGTAGGCGTCGAAGACGTATCCGCGAATGGGCGCCACCGCCGCGTCAGCCCTGGCTCCGCATGCGGCGGATCCGTACCGGCTTCTTGGGCAGCGGGGGCGCTGGCTCGTCCTCGGGCGTCTCCAGTCCGGTCTCCACGAAGCCGAACTGGAGGAGCCGCTTGGCGTCGAGGAACGAGCGCGCGCGGCTGCGGCAGCCGAGGAGGATCATGACGAACTGCTGGCCGTCGCGCCAGGCAGCGACGGCCAGGTTGTAGCCGGCCTCCTGGGTGAAGCCGGTCTTGATGGCCTGCACCCCGAGCGGATCGTGGAAGAGCGGGACGTGGCGCGTGTAGACGCGGCGCCGGTAGATGAACGTCTGTCCCCCCAGCAACGGGCGGGAGGCGGGATGGTCGTGGAGGAGGCGGGCGGTGAGCTGGGCCAGATCGCGGGCGCTGCTGCGCTGGGCGGCGTCCGGCAGGCCGTGGGGGTTCACGAAGTGGGTGGCCAGGAGGCCCATCTGTCTCGCCTTGGCGTTCATACGGTCGACGAAGATGGCCTCGTCGCCCTGGCCCAGGTGCTCGGCCATCGCGGTCGCCGCGTCGTTGGCCGAGGCGATCGCCACGCCCTCCAGCAGCACGCGGAAGGTCACCTGCTCGCCAGTGCGGACGCCCATGCGGTAGCGAGGCCTCGACGCCGCATACTTGCTGATCGTGACCGGTTCCTCCAGATCGACACGTCCGGCCTCGAGGTCCTCGAAAGCGAGGTAGAGCGTCATCAGCTTGACGAGGCTGGCGGGCGCGCGCTCGCCGTCGGCATTCTTGGCGTAGAGCGTGCGACCCTCGACGTCCAGAAGGAGGACCGCTTCGGCGTTCAGCAGCGGCGAGCGGCCGTTCTGGGCGCCGGCGGTGGCGGGAACGAGGAGGGCGACCACGAGCGCGGAAATGATGCGGGCCCAAAGCACCAGACGCATTCTAGTCAGGGCCCGGAAATGGCGGCAAGCAAAAAGCCGTCAGCGGACCGCCTGCTTGAGGTCCTTGGAGGGTTTGAAGCGGGGGATGCGGCCGGCCACGGTGATGGTCTGGCCGGTCCGCGGGTTGCGCATGGTGCGCGGGCGGCGCCGCGCCACCGAGAACGTCCCGAAGCCCACCAGGGTCACCGAGTCGCCGCGCTTGAGCGAGGTGCGGATGGCGGCGAGCATCGCCCGCAGCGCGCGCTCGGTGCCGGCCTTGGGCCAACCGGTGGCCTTGGCCATGTGCGCGACCAGGTCGGCGCGGGTCATCTACATGCCGAGGGCGCCGCGGGCCTCGTCCATCACCGCCTCGGTGATGGTCGGATAGCCCTTGGCTTCGGCGAAGCGCTCGACGGCACGGCGGGCCAGGGGGCGGATGAACTCCGGGATGCGCTCGATGCGCGCCTGGGCCTCGGGCGACCAGGCGACGCCCGCCGGCTCCGTCGCCGTTCCCTCGTTCAGCATCTCGGCGAACGGGCACCCCGGCCCCGTCGCCTCGCCGCTGCCCGCGCCTTCGAAGACGTCGGCGCGCGGATGCGCCATCGAGGCGCGCACGTGCTCGAACGGCGCCGCGGGGGCCGTGGAACCCCCGATCTTCACGCCGAGGCTCCGCACCAGCTGCGTCTCGAACGGATTCGTCAGCATGGCCACCCGGAACCCGCACTGGGGACAGCGGAACGTGATCGTGAGCGAGCCCTCGTCGGGTCCCTCGGTGCCGTGGAGCTTCATCGGCGCGTCACAGTCGAGGCAGAGGAACTTCATGGCCGGGCCATTCTAGCAGGGGCGCCTAGTGCCGTTCCAACTTGTTGATACTAAATCTGTCCACGAACGACGTACACGGTGCCTTCCTAGGCGCGAATAGTTGGAACGGCACTAGACGCGGCCAGACCCGGAGCGCGGCGGGCGTCTGCATGAGCGCGATCGCCCCCAGCGCGAAGAGCGTCGACCCCCAGTGACCGGTGACGG
Coding sequences within it:
- a CDS encoding D-alanyl-D-alanine carboxypeptidase family protein, which produces MLWARIISALVVALLVPATAGAQNGRSPLLNAEAVLLLDVEGRTLYAKNADGERAPASLVKLMTLYLAFEDLEAGRVDLEEPVTISKYAASRPRYRMGVRTGEQVTFRVLLEGVAIASANDAATAMAEHLGQGDEAIFVDRMNAKARQMGLLATHFVNPHGLPDAAQRSSARDLAQLTARLLHDHPASRPLLGGQTFIYRRRVYTRHVPLFHDPLGVQAIKTGFTQEAGYNLAVAAWRDGQQFVMILLGCRSRARSFLDAKRLLQFGFVETGLETPEDEPAPPLPKKPVRIRRMRSQG
- a CDS encoding HU family DNA-binding protein is translated as MTRADLVAHMAKATGWPKAGTERALRAMLAAIRTSLKRGDSVTLVGFGTFSVARRRPRTMRNPRTGQTITVAGRIPRFKPSKDLKQAVR
- a CDS encoding haloacid dehalogenase type II — its product is MAPIRGYVFDAYGTLFDVHSVIEAGRAITADPATLSATWRQKQLEYTWLRALMGRYEDFWAVTEAALRYAIRRLGLAATDSQVRRLMDAYLTLACFPEVTAALERLAPRPRAILSNGAPRMLAAAVAASGLGPRLQHVLSVDAVKTYKPSPLVYALGPKAMGIPAGELLFVSSNAWDVVGAKAFGYQVAWCNRTGAPEEELGRRADFEITRLDQLPL